From Brucella pseudogrignonensis, a single genomic window includes:
- a CDS encoding electron transfer flavoprotein-ubiquinone oxidoreductase, with protein MSEVVELPERESMEFDVVIVGAGPAGLAAAIRFKQINPELSVVVLEKGGEVGAHILSGAVVDPSGIDQLLPGWREEEGHPFKTPVTADHFLLLGPAGSVRLPNFAMPPLMNNHGNYIVSLGNVCRWLGTKAEELGVEIYPGFAATEVLYNDEGAVIGVATGDMGVERDGTHGPNYTRGMALLGKYVLIGEGARGSLAKELIAKFKLDEGREPAKFGIGLKELWQVHPSKHKPGLVQHSFGWPLDMKTGGGTFLYHLEDNMVAVGFVLHLNYKNPYLSPFEEFQRFKTHPAIRDTFEGGKRLSYGARAITEGGFQSVPKLSFPGGALIGCSAGFVNVPRIKGSHNAVLSGILAADKIADALAAGRANDEPIEIENSWRDSAIGKDLKMVRNVKPLWSKLGTVVGVALGGLDMWTNQLFGFSFFGTLKHGKTDAQSLEPAAKHKKISYPKPDGVLTFDRLSSVFLSNTNHDENEPVHLQVADMKLQQTSEHDVFAGPSTRYCPAGVYEWVDADGNSAADPQAKDVRFVINAQNCVHCKTCDIKDPNQNINWVPPQGGEGPVYVNM; from the coding sequence ATGTCTGAAGTGGTTGAGCTTCCCGAACGCGAGAGCATGGAATTTGATGTTGTGATTGTTGGCGCAGGCCCTGCTGGCCTTGCTGCGGCTATTCGCTTCAAACAAATCAATCCGGAGCTTTCGGTTGTTGTTCTTGAAAAGGGCGGGGAAGTCGGCGCGCATATTCTGTCGGGTGCTGTTGTTGATCCAAGTGGTATTGACCAGCTTCTGCCGGGGTGGCGCGAAGAAGAGGGACATCCCTTCAAAACGCCCGTGACGGCGGATCACTTTCTGCTGCTCGGCCCTGCCGGTTCTGTGCGTTTGCCGAACTTCGCAATGCCACCGCTGATGAACAATCATGGCAATTATATTGTCTCGCTTGGGAATGTCTGCCGCTGGCTTGGCACAAAGGCCGAAGAGCTTGGCGTAGAAATCTATCCGGGCTTTGCTGCGACAGAAGTGCTTTATAATGATGAAGGTGCTGTCATCGGTGTTGCGACTGGCGATATGGGCGTCGAGCGCGATGGCACGCATGGTCCGAACTATACGCGGGGCATGGCACTGCTTGGCAAATATGTTCTGATTGGCGAAGGCGCGCGTGGCTCACTTGCTAAGGAACTGATTGCCAAGTTCAAGCTTGATGAAGGTCGAGAGCCGGCCAAGTTTGGTATTGGTCTCAAGGAACTCTGGCAGGTTCATCCATCCAAGCATAAGCCGGGTCTGGTGCAGCATTCTTTCGGCTGGCCGCTGGATATGAAAACCGGCGGCGGTACATTTCTGTATCATCTTGAAGACAATATGGTTGCGGTCGGCTTTGTGCTGCACCTCAACTATAAGAATCCATACCTGTCACCATTTGAGGAATTCCAGCGCTTTAAGACGCATCCGGCTATCCGCGATACGTTTGAAGGTGGCAAGCGCTTGTCTTATGGCGCACGTGCAATTACCGAAGGCGGATTCCAGTCCGTGCCGAAGCTGTCCTTTCCGGGTGGGGCGCTGATCGGCTGTTCGGCTGGCTTCGTCAATGTTCCGCGTATTAAAGGCAGCCATAATGCGGTTCTGTCGGGCATTCTTGCTGCCGACAAGATTGCAGACGCATTGGCCGCTGGTCGCGCCAATGATGAGCCGATTGAGATTGAGAACAGCTGGCGCGATAGTGCCATTGGTAAAGACCTCAAGATGGTCCGCAACGTTAAACCGCTCTGGTCGAAGCTCGGGACGGTTGTTGGTGTCGCGCTTGGCGGTCTTGATATGTGGACCAACCAGCTGTTTGGCTTCTCATTTTTTGGTACGCTGAAGCATGGTAAGACCGATGCACAGAGCCTTGAGCCTGCTGCAAAGCACAAGAAGATTAGCTATCCAAAGCCAGATGGCGTTCTGACTTTTGATCGCCTGTCGTCGGTGTTCTTGTCGAATACCAATCACGACGAAAACGAGCCAGTGCATTTGCAGGTCGCCGATATGAAGCTGCAACAGACATCAGAGCATGATGTTTTTGCGGGTCCGTCGACACGCTATTGCCCTGCAGGGGTTTATGAATGGGTGGATGCAGACGGCAATTCTGCTGCTGATCCGCAAGCTAAGGATGTACGTTTTGTGATCAATGCGCAGAACTGCGTGCATTGCAAAACTTGCGATATCAAAGACCCGAACCAGAATATCAACTGGGTTCCGCCACAAGGCGGAGAGGGGCCAGTGTATGTAAACATGTAA
- a CDS encoding uracil-DNA glycosylase has product MNNDHELLDMEGLLRFYAEAGIDMPLSETPIDRFAAPAPTMAREQNAPAPAAQSSRSERAQQPRAVITPSPSSRPVQAASDVPDNTQIELARAAAARANSLEELREALAAFDGCNLKSTAKNLCFADGDPSSDIMFIGEAPGRDDDMEGLPFMGKPGQLLNRMIEAIGFKRENVYIANTIAWRPPGNRAPTPLETELCRPFIERQIELASPKVLVTLGGPASKTLTGSSETILRLRGNWNIHRTALGAEIAVMPTLHPEYLLRMPAQKRFAWRDFLAVKMKLTELHD; this is encoded by the coding sequence ATGAATAACGATCATGAATTGCTGGATATGGAAGGCTTGCTGCGCTTTTATGCGGAAGCGGGTATCGACATGCCACTTTCAGAAACACCAATTGATCGTTTTGCTGCACCGGCACCCACGATGGCGCGTGAACAAAATGCGCCTGCACCTGCGGCGCAGAGTTCACGATCAGAGCGCGCGCAACAGCCACGCGCCGTAATAACACCCTCCCCATCCAGCCGACCTGTTCAGGCTGCGTCAGATGTTCCGGACAATACCCAGATAGAGCTTGCACGTGCCGCCGCAGCGCGAGCCAATTCATTGGAAGAACTGCGCGAGGCACTCGCCGCTTTTGACGGTTGCAATCTTAAATCAACCGCTAAGAACCTGTGCTTTGCAGATGGCGATCCATCGTCAGACATCATGTTTATTGGTGAAGCACCAGGGCGAGATGATGACATGGAAGGGCTACCTTTTATGGGCAAGCCCGGACAGCTTCTCAACCGCATGATTGAAGCTATCGGCTTTAAACGCGAAAACGTTTACATCGCCAATACAATCGCCTGGAGGCCGCCGGGCAATAGAGCGCCGACACCGCTTGAAACAGAACTTTGCCGTCCCTTCATCGAGCGACAAATTGAACTTGCTTCGCCGAAAGTGCTTGTTACGCTTGGCGGCCCTGCGAGTAAAACGCTGACGGGATCGTCAGAAACTATTTTGCGTCTGCGTGGTAACTGGAACATCCACCGGACCGCTTTGGGCGCAGAAATTGCTGTTATGCCAACGCTGCATCCCGAATATCTCTTACGCATGCCTGCTCAGAAGCGATTTGCATGGCGCGATTTTCTTGCCGTTAAAATGAAACTAACCGAACTTCACGATTGA
- a CDS encoding DMT family transporter, producing MLGISLKVASVAVFVGMSTLLKAADGIPLGQLIFFRSFFAVLAILVYFSIRGQLSGIFQTRHGFSHFWRGMVGVGAMTLSFYALTKLPLPEAIAINYASPLIAVVLGAVILHEVVRMYRWSAVVIGLFGVLIIIWPRMTLFAEGQVGRNEALGALAALGGAIMAAFAMMLVRRLVQTEKTSTVVIYFSISATVISLASIPLGWVMPNGPQFAMLIAAGVAGGVAQILLTECYRHAPMSTIAPFEYTSMLLGLGIGFFFFGDVPTLEMLLGSVIVMSAGGYIIYREHQLAIAPHKTNTPQQTQ from the coding sequence ATGCTGGGCATCAGCCTCAAAGTTGCTTCGGTTGCAGTGTTTGTCGGCATGTCGACGCTGCTTAAAGCCGCAGACGGAATTCCCCTTGGGCAACTGATCTTTTTCCGCTCATTTTTCGCGGTGTTAGCAATCCTCGTTTATTTTTCGATACGTGGGCAGTTATCGGGCATTTTCCAAACGCGGCACGGTTTCAGCCATTTCTGGCGCGGAATGGTGGGTGTTGGAGCTATGACATTGAGCTTTTATGCTTTGACCAAGCTGCCTTTGCCTGAAGCAATCGCTATCAATTATGCGTCACCGTTGATTGCAGTGGTGTTGGGCGCCGTCATTTTGCATGAAGTTGTTAGAATGTATCGCTGGAGTGCTGTGGTGATCGGCCTTTTTGGTGTTCTAATCATCATATGGCCTCGTATGACCCTGTTTGCAGAAGGGCAGGTTGGTCGCAATGAGGCGCTGGGCGCTCTTGCAGCACTCGGCGGGGCAATTATGGCCGCCTTTGCAATGATGCTTGTGCGTCGCCTTGTTCAGACCGAAAAAACATCGACCGTTGTTATTTATTTTTCGATTTCGGCAACCGTCATTTCGCTGGCCAGTATTCCGCTTGGCTGGGTTATGCCAAACGGGCCGCAATTCGCAATGCTTATTGCAGCAGGTGTTGCCGGAGGCGTGGCGCAAATTCTTTTGACCGAGTGTTATCGTCATGCGCCAATGAGCACCATTGCGCCGTTTGAATATACCTCAATGCTGCTTGGCCTTGGGATTGGTTTTTTCTTTTTTGGCGATGTTCCAACACTGGAGATGTTGCTAGGCAGTGTCATTGTTATGAGCGCTGGTGGCTACATCATCTATCGTGAGCATCAGTTGGCGATTGCTCCCCACAAGACCAATACACCACAGCAAACCCAGTGA
- a CDS encoding MFS transporter — translation MAGQLLPIAALLASTFLMLLAGGLAGILLPIRGGLEGWSTTTIGWMGTSYALAFTIGCIVIPHLVKRVGHVRVFSALLTLLSIALLLHSLIVSPYAWMIFRGIAGFSLAGSYMIIESWLNERVTNETRGRVFSIYMIITMLGLMCGQYILPFGDATTQALFIICAIIYASALLPTALSSAQSPNPLTQVRLDLKGLYRRSPAAAVGSLIAGIVAGTWSFLAAIYGGMNGLSTFGIATMLACAMIGGVIFQYPLGRASDVVDRRYVMVIAGAIGFIISMIMILVHPTSAYALYAMMFLFGSVIYPIYSLNVAHANDYADASEFVKVSSGLLIIYGAGSVIGPALSGPLMDLLGASGFFVTMAVAYAVYGLHALWRIRRYERPAVSDQKTEFKIYTPDGQPTPETMQLDPRSETTPGQA, via the coding sequence ATGGCCGGTCAGCTTTTGCCTATTGCAGCACTGCTAGCAAGCACATTTTTGATGCTGCTTGCGGGTGGACTTGCCGGTATTCTACTGCCTATTCGTGGCGGTCTTGAAGGCTGGTCAACAACCACAATCGGCTGGATGGGCACAAGCTACGCACTGGCTTTTACCATTGGCTGTATTGTCATTCCGCATTTGGTCAAACGCGTAGGACATGTACGCGTTTTTTCGGCTCTGCTGACATTGCTTTCAATTGCATTATTACTGCATTCGCTCATCGTTAGCCCTTATGCATGGATGATATTTCGCGGCATTGCCGGGTTTTCGTTGGCTGGCTCTTATATGATCATCGAGAGTTGGTTGAATGAGCGCGTCACGAATGAAACGCGCGGTCGCGTTTTCTCGATCTATATGATCATTACGATGCTTGGCCTGATGTGCGGGCAATATATTCTGCCATTCGGCGACGCCACAACGCAGGCACTCTTCATCATCTGTGCAATTATTTACGCCAGCGCCTTATTGCCGACGGCACTGTCAAGTGCACAGTCACCCAATCCGCTCACGCAGGTTAGGCTGGACCTTAAAGGCCTTTATCGTCGCTCACCTGCGGCGGCTGTTGGATCACTCATTGCCGGTATTGTAGCTGGCACCTGGAGCTTCCTTGCTGCGATTTATGGGGGAATGAACGGACTTTCGACATTCGGCATCGCGACCATGCTCGCCTGCGCAATGATCGGCGGTGTCATTTTCCAATATCCGCTGGGGCGTGCTTCAGATGTCGTGGACCGTCGTTATGTGATGGTGATAGCGGGTGCGATCGGCTTCATCATATCGATGATTATGATCCTTGTTCACCCGACGTCTGCTTACGCGCTTTATGCAATGATGTTCCTATTTGGCTCGGTCATCTATCCGATCTATAGCCTCAATGTCGCTCATGCGAATGACTATGCCGATGCCAGTGAATTTGTGAAGGTCTCGAGCGGGCTGCTTATCATCTACGGTGCGGGCAGCGTTATCGGCCCTGCACTGTCTGGTCCGCTTATGGATCTCCTGGGAGCATCCGGGTTTTTTGTGACTATGGCGGTCGCGTACGCGGTCTATGGACTGCATGCGCTTTGGCGTATCCGTCGATATGAACGACCAGCGGTTAGTGATCAAAAAACAGAGTTCAAAATCTATACCCCTGACGGGCAGCCCACACCGGAAACCATGCAGCTTGACCCGCGATCAGAAACAACGCCCGGTCAGGCTTAA
- a CDS encoding endonuclease/exonuclease/phosphatase family protein gives MSKRRETFAFTLLIIALLVSVPLVLGFLGSAHPAFDSFAHFRSHLAILMGVLALPLLFTAMRREGAMILLFAILAFSTTLGAARNLLDGSSAAQANVPTGGARYSLVQINLRYNNPEPKRVLQMIAQEKPDVIAYQEAGSNWAMWINILKGTYTYHFECRISGNTMSVGILSRRPFSEGSAQACLGDSRLAMTSIDFSGTPVNVASYHAVLPWPYAQAAIIDKMVPELQKFDGPSIIAGDFNATPWSNAVHRIEKASGTKAMTGIGGTWVPQSLPVTLAPFVGLAIDQILVSPDIAAPVAATRGETGSDHLPVRLEFSVPMPVRPNTEEPEIQSVMLH, from the coding sequence ATGTCAAAACGCCGCGAAACTTTTGCCTTTACTCTGCTGATCATTGCCCTTCTGGTATCCGTGCCGCTTGTGCTCGGATTTCTCGGATCTGCACATCCGGCGTTCGATTCGTTTGCCCATTTCCGGTCCCATCTCGCTATCCTGATGGGAGTGCTGGCGCTGCCGCTTTTGTTCACAGCAATGCGACGTGAAGGTGCGATGATCCTGCTGTTTGCGATCCTTGCTTTCAGCACAACACTTGGTGCCGCACGCAATCTGCTGGATGGCTCATCAGCAGCGCAGGCAAATGTGCCAACTGGCGGGGCACGTTATAGTCTTGTGCAAATCAATCTGCGCTATAACAATCCTGAACCCAAACGCGTCTTGCAAATGATAGCGCAGGAAAAGCCCGACGTCATCGCTTATCAGGAAGCGGGTTCAAACTGGGCGATGTGGATCAATATTCTCAAGGGAACCTACACTTATCACTTTGAATGCCGCATCAGCGGCAACACCATGAGCGTGGGTATTTTATCCCGGCGTCCGTTCAGTGAAGGCAGTGCGCAGGCATGCCTTGGCGACAGTCGCCTTGCCATGACTTCCATTGATTTCAGCGGCACGCCAGTCAATGTTGCATCCTATCATGCTGTGCTTCCATGGCCGTATGCTCAGGCAGCAATCATCGATAAGATGGTGCCGGAATTGCAGAAATTCGACGGCCCTTCCATTATTGCTGGCGATTTCAACGCAACACCATGGAGCAATGCAGTTCACCGCATAGAAAAGGCTTCCGGTACAAAAGCAATGACCGGCATTGGCGGAACATGGGTGCCGCAAAGCCTGCCCGTGACACTCGCGCCATTTGTAGGGCTAGCAATCGACCAAATTCTCGTCAGTCCTGATATTGCAGCACCAGTCGCAGCGACACGCGGCGAAACGGGTTCTGATCACCTGCCTGTCAGGCTTGAGTTTTCGGTCCCTATGCCTGTGAGGCCCAACACAGAAGAGCCTGAAATTCAGTCTGTGATGCTTCACTAA
- a CDS encoding PAS domain-containing sensor histidine kinase: MASTDAYSATAESKRASGGKRKKGRLSGHAKLLAGPAYGKFIAVEPALRRLVPALIIVFLVILGVARVFSMLSWREDIELQHKAALSAATANLAQMIERAANGTQAGAQMSPKDLDNTIAEFRSRGLSSSGMTVALVNDDSVIVTASGPATDIVGKRADDVFSDIQPLFMFAERAGVLTIVMNGEVAFGTVSKPITVPYAIIAAEPESTIFAEWKRAVSLNVTLFAGTTGVMFAILYAYFSQAARAREADDLSGQIQRRIDMALARGRGGLWDWDMARGRIYWSRSMYEMLGYEAQDAVLAFGDVSAIINPEDGDLYSIAEQAAAGDISHVDRVFRMRHADGSWVWMRVRAEIAAENELHLVGIAFDVSEQHRFAQQTAEADMRIREAIENISEAFVLWDANNRLVMANSKFSEYAGLPVWTLKPGVPRNEVDAHTRPFSFERRMANEHNRAGGQTFERQLSDGRWLQVNERRTQDGGLVSIATDITQIKQHQERLVDSERRLMATIHDLSIARKGERDRVRELSELARKYGQEKERAEAANRSKSEFLANMSHELRTPLNAIIGFSEMIQAGTFGPLGSDRYEEYINDIHTSGNFLLNVINDILDMSKIEAGHFSLDREEIDLCPLINETVRMISLQADEKNITVETRIEDAMQLNADRRAVKQVLINLLSNAVKFTSHNGHITVRARKTGSALFMTIQDTGVGIPKSALKKIGQPFEQVENQFTKTHSGSGLGLAITRSLAELHGGWLRIRSTEGVGTVVAVCIPDRKQWAATIPGTAIHAA; this comes from the coding sequence ATGGCGAGCACCGACGCGTATAGCGCGACGGCGGAGAGCAAGCGCGCCTCCGGCGGTAAGCGAAAGAAAGGCAGGTTGTCAGGTCATGCCAAGCTTCTCGCAGGCCCTGCTTATGGAAAATTTATTGCCGTGGAGCCCGCACTGCGCCGTCTTGTTCCTGCCCTTATTATCGTTTTTCTCGTCATACTCGGTGTGGCGCGTGTTTTCTCAATGCTATCATGGCGCGAGGACATTGAATTACAGCACAAAGCTGCTCTGTCTGCTGCGACGGCTAATCTCGCGCAAATGATTGAGCGCGCGGCCAATGGCACACAGGCTGGCGCGCAAATGTCGCCCAAAGATCTTGATAATACGATTGCAGAGTTTCGTTCGCGCGGGCTTTCATCCAGCGGAATGACAGTCGCTCTGGTCAATGACGATTCCGTCATTGTCACCGCATCCGGTCCTGCAACAGATATTGTTGGTAAGCGCGCCGATGATGTCTTCAGCGACATTCAACCGCTCTTCATGTTTGCAGAGCGTGCAGGCGTGCTCACAATCGTAATGAATGGCGAAGTTGCTTTCGGTACGGTTTCAAAGCCGATTACAGTTCCCTATGCGATTATTGCAGCAGAACCTGAAAGCACGATATTTGCCGAATGGAAGCGTGCGGTTTCTCTCAACGTGACACTGTTTGCCGGCACCACCGGCGTGATGTTTGCCATTCTCTACGCCTATTTCAGTCAGGCTGCGCGGGCGCGTGAAGCAGATGATCTTTCCGGCCAAATTCAGCGCCGAATCGATATGGCACTCGCGCGTGGTCGTGGCGGTCTGTGGGACTGGGATATGGCACGCGGACGCATTTATTGGTCGCGCTCCATGTATGAAATGCTCGGCTATGAAGCGCAGGATGCAGTTCTCGCTTTTGGCGACGTGTCGGCAATCATCAACCCCGAAGACGGCGATCTTTACTCGATTGCTGAACAAGCAGCGGCTGGTGACATCTCCCACGTAGATCGCGTTTTCCGAATGCGCCACGCCGACGGCTCATGGGTCTGGATGCGGGTTCGTGCTGAGATTGCTGCAGAGAACGAACTCCATCTTGTCGGCATTGCGTTTGACGTCAGCGAACAACATCGCTTCGCACAGCAGACGGCAGAAGCCGATATGCGTATCCGCGAAGCCATCGAAAACATCTCTGAAGCTTTCGTGCTCTGGGATGCCAATAATCGTTTGGTCATGGCGAACTCCAAATTCAGCGAATATGCTGGTCTGCCAGTCTGGACGCTGAAGCCCGGCGTGCCCCGCAATGAAGTGGACGCGCATACCCGCCCGTTTAGCTTTGAGCGCCGGATGGCGAATGAGCATAACCGCGCAGGCGGTCAGACCTTTGAGCGTCAGCTGAGCGATGGTCGCTGGCTGCAGGTTAACGAACGCCGCACGCAAGACGGTGGCCTCGTTTCGATTGCGACAGACATTACGCAGATCAAGCAGCATCAGGAGCGTCTGGTGGATAGCGAACGACGCCTGATGGCTACCATTCACGATCTGTCGATTGCGCGTAAAGGCGAGCGTGACCGTGTGCGTGAGCTATCAGAACTCGCGCGCAAATATGGTCAGGAGAAAGAGCGCGCCGAGGCTGCAAACCGTTCGAAGTCTGAATTCCTCGCCAACATGTCTCATGAGCTGCGCACACCGCTCAATGCGATCATCGGCTTCTCGGAAATGATTCAGGCTGGCACATTCGGCCCACTCGGTTCAGATCGCTATGAGGAATACATCAACGACATCCACACCAGCGGTAACTTCCTGCTCAACGTTATCAATGACATTCTCGATATGTCGAAGATCGAAGCCGGTCACTTTTCACTTGATCGCGAAGAAATTGATCTCTGCCCGCTCATCAATGAAACCGTGCGGATGATCTCGCTACAGGCTGATGAGAAGAATATAACTGTCGAAACGCGGATTGAAGATGCCATGCAGCTCAATGCCGACCGCCGTGCGGTTAAGCAGGTGCTGATCAATCTTCTGTCCAATGCGGTGAAGTTCACTTCGCATAACGGGCATATCACTGTGCGCGCCCGCAAGACTGGTTCGGCTCTGTTTATGACCATTCAGGATACCGGCGTTGGCATTCCAAAGTCAGCGCTAAAGAAAATCGGCCAGCCATTCGAGCAGGTGGAAAACCAGTTCACCAAGACACATAGTGGCTCGGGTCTTGGCCTTGCGATTACTCGTTCGCTCGCAGAACTGCATGGCGGCTGGCTGCGTATTCGCTCAACCGAGGGGGTTGGCACAGTCGTTGCAGTCTGCATTCCAGACCGCAAGCAATGGGCAGCAACCATTCCCGGCACAGCGATTCACGCTGCCTGA
- the pepN gene encoding aminopeptidase N has product MRTETGQTFRLEDYRPTPYAIPETKLDFTLEPKKTIVRAQLVVERREGTIAGTPLILDGDELKLVSIRLDGEALSNNSYSVTPDKLEITDLPEAERFTLEIVTEVNPTTNRQLSGLYRSSNVYCTQCEAEGFRRITYYYDRPDVLSVYTVRLNAEKAAAPILLANGNPVEQGVVSDNPDRHFAIWHDPHPKPSYLFALVAGSLDVVTDNFTTQSGRVVDLAIYVEHGKKERALYAMDALKRSMRWDEEKFGREYDLDVFNIVAVSDFNMGAMENKGLNVFNDKYVLADPETATDVDYAGIEAVIAHEYFHNWTGNRITCRDWFQLCLKEGLTVYRDHEFSADERSRPVKRIAEVKILKAQQFPEDSGPLSHPVRPREYSEINNFYTATVYEKGSEVVRMIRTIIGPDLFRKGMDLYFERHDGDAATIEDFIKVFADVSGQDFSQFALWYDQSGTPKVETSFDFDAANETYTINFAQSLAPTPGQPVKKPMHIPVAFGLLGSDGKDIEASSVEGGEVHDGVIHLHSATETIIFKGIKERPVPSLLRGFSAPINLVSPLTAEDRAFLALNDSDPVARWQALTVIFTQALLEGAKRIRGGHAPETDETIIALAGNIASDETLDAAFRALCLTLPTESDIAREMGENVDPDAIFASRDYLIAAIGTAYAKEFAALYTGLQQDGAFSPDAQSAGKRALRNVLLDYLSRHENSPARAAQQFAHSDNMTDRAAALSVLVHRFGDSHEALDALASFEKRFGNDGLVMDKWFIVQATRPGEKALEAVRTLTKDKLLSFDNPNRVRALIGAFSASNPTGFNRKDGAAYDFFADIVLAIDPENPQLAARLLTALRSWRSLEGTRREHARAALARISGTQKLSTDLRDIVDRTLA; this is encoded by the coding sequence ATGCGTACTGAAACCGGCCAGACATTCCGCCTCGAAGATTATCGCCCAACCCCTTACGCTATTCCAGAAACGAAACTCGACTTCACGCTTGAGCCCAAAAAGACCATTGTCCGTGCGCAACTCGTTGTCGAGCGCCGCGAAGGAACAATTGCAGGCACGCCGCTTATCCTTGATGGTGATGAACTGAAGCTGGTCAGCATTCGCCTTGATGGCGAGGCTCTCAGCAATAACAGCTACTCAGTGACACCAGACAAACTGGAAATCACGGACCTGCCAGAGGCTGAACGCTTTACACTGGAAATCGTTACAGAGGTTAATCCGACCACCAATCGTCAGCTTTCAGGCCTTTATCGCTCAAGCAATGTCTATTGCACACAATGCGAAGCTGAAGGCTTTCGGCGTATTACCTATTATTACGACCGCCCAGATGTGCTCTCCGTCTATACGGTCAGGCTCAACGCCGAAAAAGCAGCAGCACCAATATTGCTGGCAAACGGCAATCCTGTTGAGCAAGGCGTGGTTTCAGACAATCCTGATAGGCATTTTGCAATTTGGCATGACCCGCATCCAAAGCCGTCCTATCTGTTCGCGCTCGTTGCAGGCTCGCTTGATGTGGTGACTGACAATTTCACGACACAGTCCGGCCGCGTGGTCGATCTCGCTATCTATGTTGAGCATGGAAAAAAAGAACGCGCCCTCTATGCCATGGATGCACTGAAACGTTCGATGCGCTGGGATGAGGAGAAGTTCGGTCGCGAATACGATCTGGATGTTTTCAATATCGTTGCGGTTTCCGATTTCAATATGGGTGCCATGGAAAACAAGGGCCTGAATGTCTTTAACGACAAATATGTGCTGGCCGATCCCGAAACCGCGACGGACGTCGATTATGCAGGGATCGAAGCGGTCATTGCGCATGAATACTTCCACAACTGGACCGGCAATCGCATCACCTGCCGCGACTGGTTCCAGCTTTGTCTTAAGGAAGGCCTGACCGTTTATCGTGACCATGAGTTTTCGGCGGATGAGCGTTCTCGTCCTGTGAAGCGCATTGCCGAGGTAAAAATTCTCAAAGCGCAACAGTTTCCGGAAGACAGCGGTCCGCTCTCGCATCCTGTGCGCCCGCGCGAATATAGCGAGATCAACAACTTCTACACGGCAACTGTTTATGAAAAAGGCTCTGAAGTGGTGCGGATGATCCGCACCATCATTGGGCCAGATCTTTTCCGCAAAGGCATGGATCTTTATTTCGAGCGTCACGACGGCGATGCGGCGACAATCGAAGACTTTATCAAAGTCTTTGCCGATGTTTCAGGACAGGACTTTTCACAGTTCGCGCTCTGGTATGATCAGTCAGGGACGCCGAAGGTTGAGACAAGTTTCGATTTTGATGCTGCAAACGAAACTTACACCATCAATTTCGCACAATCACTTGCCCCTACTCCCGGTCAGCCAGTGAAGAAGCCAATGCATATCCCTGTGGCCTTTGGTCTTTTGGGTTCTGACGGCAAGGATATAGAAGCTTCGTCTGTGGAAGGGGGCGAGGTACATGACGGCGTTATCCATCTGCATAGCGCAACCGAAACTATAATCTTCAAAGGCATTAAGGAACGCCCTGTCCCGTCGCTGCTGCGTGGTTTCTCTGCGCCAATTAATCTGGTCTCCCCGCTTACGGCAGAAGATCGGGCCTTTCTCGCGCTCAATGACAGTGACCCGGTTGCGCGCTGGCAGGCGCTCACCGTCATTTTCACACAGGCGCTGCTTGAAGGTGCAAAACGCATTCGTGGCGGACATGCACCTGAAACGGACGAGACGATTATTGCGCTTGCCGGTAACATCGCCTCGGACGAAACGCTTGATGCCGCCTTTCGCGCCCTATGCCTGACCTTGCCCACCGAAAGCGATATTGCGCGCGAAATGGGCGAAAATGTTGATCCAGACGCTATCTTTGCAAGCCGCGACTATTTGATTGCGGCAATCGGAACGGCTTACGCGAAGGAATTTGCGGCACTTTATACCGGCCTGCAACAAGACGGTGCTTTCTCCCCTGATGCTCAATCGGCAGGCAAACGAGCTCTGCGCAATGTGCTGCTCGATTATCTCAGCCGTCATGAAAACAGCCCAGCACGCGCAGCACAGCAATTTGCGCATAGTGACAACATGACTGACCGGGCCGCGGCACTCAGCGTGCTGGTGCATCGCTTCGGTGACAGCCATGAAGCGCTCGACGCGCTTGCCTCATTTGAGAAGCGTTTCGGCAATGATGGTCTGGTCATGGACAAGTGGTTTATCGTGCAGGCAACGCGTCCGGGTGAGAAAGCGCTTGAAGCCGTTCGTACACTGACAAAAGACAAACTGCTTTCGTTCGACAATCCAAACCGCGTGCGTGCATTGATCGGTGCTTTTTCAGCCAGCAACCCAACCGGATTTAATCGCAAAGATGGCGCTGCTTATGATTTCTTTGCCGATATTGTTCTGGCAATTGATCCTGAGAACCCGCAGCTTGCGGCCCGTCTTCTGACGGCCTTGCGGTCATGGCGTTCGCTGGAGGGCACACGTCGTGAACATGCACGCGCCGCTCTTGCTCGCATTTCCGGCACGCAAAAGCTCTCAACAGATCTGCGCGACATCGTAGATCGAACGCTGGCTTAA